One genomic window of Aethina tumida isolate Nest 87 chromosome 3, icAetTumi1.1, whole genome shotgun sequence includes the following:
- the LOC109604722 gene encoding probable peptidyl-tRNA hydrolase 2, producing the protein MSAEEENFKPNLELLEQLLAIGILRPQAEEALFCTGNKSLNDAINFVFSEEPDDTSKHKGDGQSDESSDEEDQQYFKMTFIVNQSLKMGVGKVAAQVGHACLGLYRSMIEQNLEEMLHIWECNGEKKIVLRGDDAEHLQNLYEKSKSQNIPCYLVSDAGHTQIPSGSITVLSLFGQEDTVDKVAGKLKLL; encoded by the exons atgAGTGCcgaagaagaaaattttaaaccaaatttagAACTACTTGAGCAATTGTTAGCCATCGGTATTTTAAGGCCACAAGCGGAAGAG gcTCTGTTTTGTACAGGAAATAAATCACTTAATGAtgctataaattttgtatttagtgAGGAGCCTGACGATACATCCAAACATAAAGGTGATGGTCAATCAGATGAATCATCTGATGAAGAAGaccaacaatattttaaaatgactttCATTGTAAACCAATCCTTGAAAATGGGTGTAGGAAAAGTGGCTGCCCag GTTGGACATGCTTGTTTAGGATTGTATAGATCAATGATAGAACAAAATTTGGAGGAAATGCTACACATTTGGGAATGCAATgg agagaaaaaaattgttttgagaGGGGATGATGCAGAACATTTACAAAATCtctatgaaaaatctaaatcaCAGAACATTCCATGTTATCTAGTAAGTGATGCTGGACATACACAAATTCCTTCTGGTTCAATAACTGTTTTAAGTCTCTTTGGTCAAGAAGACACTGTAGATAAAGTTGCTGGAAAGTTAAAGCTTCTTTAG
- the LOC109604728 gene encoding leucine-rich repeat-containing protein 4B-like has protein sequence MFKELIFLVCILNFSLAYREYCSNRKSDKKCYCIHTADTNYMTAVKKADCSSINLKNVPASETLDKELLYLDVSLNNIERLDKDYAYTNPILTSFKLCHNNIMSIDPTYFNGVPDLEELDLSYNNLSAVDSDIFTPLTKLAKLNLANNFITKIPQLQKTKLVSVDFSYNNLTAFFNNPNVRLIEYFPPHVTDVKLDRVGLMEISNKFFDGFVKVTRISLADNNLNRIPVLPNTIEYLDLSGNVITQVTAHCLNYPALKELKLNRMASLVTINHYAFFNLRALDRISVTDNRNLETFTELAFGYLKDNKDFHIKSLSLARNGLKTLNETYQYFFVDIEEVDLSGNPWTCNCTLLWLMKYASYRTTINEGNLRCYAPYELHGFEIDELTDGDFPECFPQQYPQKTHRILLTFLILAILALVLLIFYLIKMAPMWYGNPGQSVGPNSPYNIAANTDDM, from the exons atgtttaaagaattaatttttctagtttgcattttaaacttttctttGGCATACAGAGAATATTGTTCAAATAGAAAAAGTGATAAAAAGTGCTATTGTATACACACGGCGGATACCAATTACATGACTGCAGTGAAAAAAGCGGATTGTTCAAGTATCAATTTAAAGAATGTTCCGGCAAGTGAAACTTTGGATAAAGAATTGCTGTACTTGGATGTCTCTTTGAACAACATTGAAAGACTAGATAAGGACTACGCATATACCAATCCAATTTTGACCTCTTTTAAACTGTGCCACAACAATATAATGTCCATAGATCCCACTTATTTCAATGGCGTACCAGATTTAGAGGAGTTAGatttaagttataataatttatctgcAGTGGATAGTGATATATTTACACCACTGACAAAATTAGCTAAATTAAACTTagcaaataatttcattactaAAATACCACAACTACAAAAAACCAAATTAGTCAGTGTAGATTTTAGTTACAATAATCTCACCGCTTTCTTTAACAATCCCAACGTACGATTGATTGAATATTTCCCTCCTCATGTCACTGACGTTAAGTTGGATAGGGTAGGTTTAATGGagatatcaaataaattcttcGATGGATTCGTCAAAGTTACCAGAATTTCTTTAGCAGACAACAATTTGAATCGTATTCCTGTACTGCCGAACACAATTGAATATTTGGATTTGTCCGGGAATGTGATAACTCAGGTCACTGCACATTGCCTTAATTACCCCGCACTAAAGGAGTTGAAGCTTAATCGGATGGCCAGTCTAGTCACTATTAATCACTACGCTTTCTTCAATTTGAGAGCATTAGATCGAATATCTGTGACAGATAATCGAAATTTGGAAACGTTTACTGAACTCGCATTTGGTTATTTGAAAGATAACAAggattttcatattaaaagtttgtCTCTCGCGAGAAATGGTTTGAAAACACTCAATGAGACGTATCAGTATTTCTTTGTGGATATAGAGGAAGTGGATTTATCGGGTAATCCCTGGACATGCAATTGCACACTATTATGGCTGATGAAATACGCTAGTTATAGAACTACAATCAACGAGGGAAATTTACG ttGTTACGCTCCGTACGAACTGCATGGATTCGAAATTGATGAATTAACTGATGGAGATTTTCCAGAATGTTTCCCTCAACAATATCCCCAAAAAACTCATAGAATTCTTTTGACTTTTCTAATATTGGCCATATTAGCTCTTgtgttactaatattttacCTTATTAAAATGGCACCGATGTGGTATGGAAATCCTGGACAAAGCGTGGGACCGAACTCACCTTACAATATTGCTGCTAATACAGATGatatgtaa
- the LOC109604725 gene encoding beta-galactosidase-1-like protein 3 — protein MALETAALPTSYEYYTEGGIQSGLSADKPYFTLNNRNISIYSGAVHYFRVPKAYWRDRLRKVRAAGLNTVETYIPWNLHEPESGRFDFGNGGSDFQEFLDVVEFLRIAQQEDLFAIVRPGPFICTEWDFGGLPSWLLRDRGIKLRTSEPTYMKYVRRYFSMLLPMLAALQFINGGPIIAFQVENEYGSTEQKGKFTPDKEYLRELRSIMLSNGIKELLVTSDSPSLHGTSGTLPEYFLQTANFGGFPKTDFDALKKLQPGKPIMAMEFWAGWFDHWSEEHHVRKDDEFYQVFKSILEYPGSVNIYMFHGGTNFGFMNGANLNNGRTDNSGFQPDTTSYDYDAPLSEAGDYTMKYVFIKELLNQFNPVKTKIPQTPAISNKVEYGSIPVQGQMLLDQIIENVPNVLQSTNVMPMELLPINYNSGQSYGYIIYRKRNLDISGDSILKIAGRVCDSVIVLVNGVLVSKPLTSSKDLNEFGFWRLKDSNITLTNQDLTNATLDLVVENWGRVNFGYLEQFNQYKGLWQGSVYINNEELKEWDIIPLEFKTSWNNALKNWPKPGNRWAPGPSLYKSTLTVTNPQDTYIDMRNWTKGIVIINGFVLGRYSKIGPQQTLYLPAPFLKIGDNNIIIFEHYIPSNNLVFSKNPIFLTV, from the coding sequence ATGGCTCTCGAGACAGCAGCGTTACCAACGAGCTATGAATATTATACAGAAGGCGGAATTCAAAGTGGATTATCAGCCGACAAACCCTATTTTACACTCAATAACCGGAACATATCAATATACAGTGGTGCAGTGCATTATTTCCGGGTACCCAAGGCTTATTGGAGAGACAGATTAAGAAAGGTACGTGCTGCCGGTTTAAACACAGTGGAAACATACATACCATGGAATTTACACGAACCAGAATCTGGAAGATTTGATTTTGGAAATGGTGGTTCTGATTTTCAAGAGTTTCTGGATGTTGTAGAGTTTCTTAGAATAGCTCAACAAGAAGATTTATTTGCAATAGTTAGACCGGGACCATTTATTTGTACTGAATGGGATTTTGGCGGATTGCCCAGTTGGTTATTGCGTGATAGaggtattaaattaagaacatCAGAACCAACTTACATGAAATatgtaagaagatatttcAGCATGCTATTACCAATGTTAGCTGCgcttcaatttataaatggaGGTCCCATTATAGCTTTTCAAGTGGAAAACGAATACGGTAGTACTGAGCAAAAAGGAAAATTTACTCCAGACAAGGAATATTTAAGGGAACTAAGAAGTATTATGTTAAGCAATGgtataaaagaattattggTGACATCAGATAGTCCGTCCCTGCATGGGACATCAGGAACACTACCTGAATATTTCCTTCAGACAGCAAACTTCGGAGGATTTCCAAAAACAGATTTTGATGctctaaaaaaactacaacCCGGAAAACCAATAATGGCAATGGAGTTTTGGGCAGGATGGTTCGACCATTGGTCAGAGGAGCATCACGTTAGGAAAGATGACGAATTTTATCAAGTGTTCAAATCGATTTTGGAATATCCTGgttctgtaaatatttatatgttccaTGGAGGAACCAACTTTGGATTTATGAATGGAGCAAATCTTAACAATGGACGAACAGATAACTCTGGCTTCCAACCTGATACAACAAGTTATGATTACGACGCGCCGTTATCGGAAGCTGGTGACTACACCATGAAATATGTGTtcattaaagaattattaaatcaatttaatcctGTAAAAACCAAAATTCCACAAACGCCAGCAATTTCGAATAAAGTTGAGTATGGTTCTATTCCTGTCCAAGGGCAAATGCTTCTTGatcaaataatagaaaatgtaCCAAATGTTTTGCAAAGCACCAATGTCATGCCAATGGAACTACTTCCCATAAACTACAACTCAGGTCAGAGCTACGgctatataatatatagaaaGAGAAATCTTGATATTTCTGGTgattccattttaaaaattgctgGAAGAGTATGTGATAGTGTTATAGTATTGGTAAATGGTGTGTTAGTGTCTAAGCCATTGACAAGTTCAAAAGACCTTAATGAATTTGGTTTTTGGCGATTAAAAGACTCAAACATTACTTTGACAAATCAAGATTTAACGAATGCCACACTCGATTTAGTAGTAGAAAATTGGGGTAGAGTAAATTTTGGCTATTTAgaacaatttaatcaatacaAAGGATTGTGGCAAGGCAGTGTGTATATCAACAATGAAGAATTAAAGGAATGGGATATTATAccattagaatttaaaacatcTTGGAATaatgctttaaaaaattggccAAAACCAGGAAATAGATGGGCTCCAGGACCttctttatataaaagtaCTTTAACAGTAACAAATCCCCAGGATACTTACATTGATATGAGAAATTGGACTAAAGGAATTGTCATTATTAACGGTTTTGTGCTCGGAcgatattcaaaaattggcCCCCAACAAACATTGTATTTACCGGcaccatttttgaaaattggtgataataatattattatttttgaacattatATTCCATCTAACAACCTCGTGTTTTCCAAGAATCCcatatttttaactgtttaa
- the LOC109604723 gene encoding ADP-ribosylation factor-like protein 6-interacting protein 4, giving the protein MERKKDSTVIEIESSHSDVSGSSKNKKSKKKKKYSEERKRKLSSSSDSSSSTSDSDSSSKKIKKKLKKLKKKRKKEKKKDKKQKKKDKNKAVTEDEDGAAADIPLDLMEKPRSLAPMTKEEWEKRQSVVKRVYDETTGRNRLIKGDGEVIEEIVSRDRHMEINRQATRGDGMYFQKQISKDLK; this is encoded by the exons atggaaAGGAAAAAAGATTCCACGGTAATTGAAATAGAAAGCAGTCATTCTGATGTTTCTGGTAGCAGTAAGAATAAAAAgagtaaaaagaagaaaaaatattctgagGAAAGAAAACGCAAATTGTCAAGTTCATCAGATTCAAGTTCTTCTACTTCTGATTCAGATTCCtctagtaaaaaaattaaaaagaaactaaaaaaattaaaaaagaaaaggaaGAAGGAAAAAAAGAAAGACAAGAAGcaaaaaaagaaagataaaaataaagcagTTACTGAGGATGAGGATGGTGCAGCAGCTGATATACCTCTAGATTTAATGGAGAAACCAAGAAGTCTTGCTCCGATGACCAAGGAAGAGTGGGAAAAACGACAAAGTGTCGTAAAAAGGGTTTATGATGAAACTACTGGTCGTAATCG GTTAATAAAAGGTGATGGAGAAGTAATAGAAGAAATAGTGAGTAGAGATCGGCATATGGAAATAAATAGACAAGCAACCAGAGGAGATGGAATGTATTTTCAAAAGCAAATATCTAAAGacttgaaataa
- the LOC109604724 gene encoding RING finger and transmembrane domain-containing protein 2 isoform X2, whose translation MTHNTRTTLTNVIREIGPIVETARNVNAGVQNAISSSFLNTSSSQSENNQPSTSRADENNTFIINLDLPRNDGPDAENLHAHPANYVNNAGNNANNNNNADEVINQEGPTHAEVQQFLNVILKYVPFIFILIAKTLYDYHQGIFLLIILFITFCHSNSTVRKETIKRHRRSLWTLSIELLYIFACLYFIRYIFEDELHNFNIVFNLVLIRTETPLLTVWSLLWIVVITDFILKLVTVTIKILLTMLPGNIIDFKKRGKIYLFIEAISQLYRSITTIQPWLYYLLESYQGPEKIVAVFLSAFYMISKGNDLMIKITFLRKAFLKLLQNVTIGSSPSKDQIQSAGEHCPICHDEYEAPVLLQCRHIFCESCVTTWLDRVQTCPLCRAKIVDDPSWRDGSTSHFMQLY comes from the exons ATGACACACAACACACGAACAACTCTTACCAATGTTATTAGAGAAATTGGACCTATTGTGGAAACTGCTAGAAATGTAAATGCAGGCGTACAGAATGCGATATCTTCGAGTTTCCTGAACACGTCTTCGTCGCAATCAGAAAACAACCAGCCATCAACATCCAGAGCTgatgaaaataatacattcATAATAAACTTGGATCTTCCAAGAAATGATGGACCAGATGCTGAAAACTTACATGCACATCCAGCAAATTATGTTAACAATGCAGGCAATaatgcaaataataataacaatgcaGATGAAGTGATAAATCAGGAGGGTCCGACACATGCTGaagttcaacaatttttaaatgtgattcTTAAGTATGTTCCCTTTATCTTCATACTTATTGCAAAAACACTATATGATTATCATCAAGGAATCTTTTTACTTATCATACtttttatcacattttgtCATTCAAATTCTACAGTAAGGAAAGAAACTATTAAAAGACATAGACGAAGTTTGTGGACATTATCTATTGAACTGTTGTACATATTTGcttgtttatatttcattcGTTACATATTTGAAGATgagttacacaattttaatattgttttcaatCTGGTTTTAATAAGAACTGAAACTCCATTACTCACAGTCTGGAGTTTATTGTGGATTGTGGTTAttactgattttattttaaaattagtcactgtaaccataaaaattttattaacaatgttGCCTGGAAATATCATTGATTTCAAGAAAAGA ggtaaaatatatttgtttattgagGCCATATCACAATTATATAGGAGTATTACTACAATCCAGCCATGGCTTTACTATTTATTGGAATCATATCAAGGACCTGAAAAAATTGTGGCTGTCTTCCTATCAGCATTTTATATGATTTCAAAAGGAAatgatttaatgattaaaattacattcctTAGAAAAGCTTTTCTTAAGTTGTTGCAAAATGTG ACGATCGGATCATCTCCAAGTAAAGATCAAATACAAAGTGCTGGAGAACATTGCCCTATTTGTCACGACGAGTACGAGGCACCTGTTCTGTTACAATGTCGACACATTTTCTGTGAAAGTTGCGTGACCACCTGGCTGGATAGAGTACAAACTTGTCCACTGTGTAGAGCGAAGATAGTTGACGATCCTTCTTGGCGAGATGGCTCAACATCTCATTTTatgcaattatattaa
- the LOC109604724 gene encoding RING finger and transmembrane domain-containing protein 2 isoform X1: MSNNPYTIRFFRSHSADLPFMTHNTRTTLTNVIREIGPIVETARNVNAGVQNAISSSFLNTSSSQSENNQPSTSRADENNTFIINLDLPRNDGPDAENLHAHPANYVNNAGNNANNNNNADEVINQEGPTHAEVQQFLNVILKYVPFIFILIAKTLYDYHQGIFLLIILFITFCHSNSTVRKETIKRHRRSLWTLSIELLYIFACLYFIRYIFEDELHNFNIVFNLVLIRTETPLLTVWSLLWIVVITDFILKLVTVTIKILLTMLPGNIIDFKKRGKIYLFIEAISQLYRSITTIQPWLYYLLESYQGPEKIVAVFLSAFYMISKGNDLMIKITFLRKAFLKLLQNVTIGSSPSKDQIQSAGEHCPICHDEYEAPVLLQCRHIFCESCVTTWLDRVQTCPLCRAKIVDDPSWRDGSTSHFMQLY, encoded by the exons ATGTCCAATAATCCGTACACTATTCGCTTTTTTCGTAGTCACTCTGCAGATCTCCCATTTATGACACACAACACACGAACAACTCTTACCAATGTTATTAGAGAAATTGGACCTATTGTGGAAACTGCTAGAAATGTAAATGCAGGCGTACAGAATGCGATATCTTCGAGTTTCCTGAACACGTCTTCGTCGCAATCAGAAAACAACCAGCCATCAACATCCAGAGCTgatgaaaataatacattcATAATAAACTTGGATCTTCCAAGAAATGATGGACCAGATGCTGAAAACTTACATGCACATCCAGCAAATTATGTTAACAATGCAGGCAATaatgcaaataataataacaatgcaGATGAAGTGATAAATCAGGAGGGTCCGACACATGCTGaagttcaacaatttttaaatgtgattcTTAAGTATGTTCCCTTTATCTTCATACTTATTGCAAAAACACTATATGATTATCATCAAGGAATCTTTTTACTTATCATACtttttatcacattttgtCATTCAAATTCTACAGTAAGGAAAGAAACTATTAAAAGACATAGACGAAGTTTGTGGACATTATCTATTGAACTGTTGTACATATTTGcttgtttatatttcattcGTTACATATTTGAAGATgagttacacaattttaatattgttttcaatCTGGTTTTAATAAGAACTGAAACTCCATTACTCACAGTCTGGAGTTTATTGTGGATTGTGGTTAttactgattttattttaaaattagtcactgtaaccataaaaattttattaacaatgttGCCTGGAAATATCATTGATTTCAAGAAAAGA ggtaaaatatatttgtttattgagGCCATATCACAATTATATAGGAGTATTACTACAATCCAGCCATGGCTTTACTATTTATTGGAATCATATCAAGGACCTGAAAAAATTGTGGCTGTCTTCCTATCAGCATTTTATATGATTTCAAAAGGAAatgatttaatgattaaaattacattcctTAGAAAAGCTTTTCTTAAGTTGTTGCAAAATGTG ACGATCGGATCATCTCCAAGTAAAGATCAAATACAAAGTGCTGGAGAACATTGCCCTATTTGTCACGACGAGTACGAGGCACCTGTTCTGTTACAATGTCGACACATTTTCTGTGAAAGTTGCGTGACCACCTGGCTGGATAGAGTACAAACTTGTCCACTGTGTAGAGCGAAGATAGTTGACGATCCTTCTTGGCGAGATGGCTCAACATCTCATTTTatgcaattatattaa